A genomic segment from Nicotiana tabacum cultivar K326 chromosome 9, ASM71507v2, whole genome shotgun sequence encodes:
- the LOC142163787 gene encoding uncharacterized protein LOC142163787, translating to MGDYNTILTSEDRVQGNGVQEFEVRDFKEFILDVGLTELRTVSRKYTWTNNHVHSKLDRILVNAEWIHKWPTMKGSILKSSFSDHCPLSITFDDNNQAGSRSFKFLNCMAQHKEFEDTVKQYWIKGSKGTAMFKVWNKLKVLKMELK from the coding sequence ATGGGGGACTACAACACTATTTTAACTAGTGAGGATAGAGTGCAGGGAAATGGAGTGCAAGAGTTTGAGGTGAGAGATTTCAAAGAGTTCATATTGGATGTTGGACTAACTGAACTAAGAACTGTGAGTAGGAAGTATACTTGGACAAACAACCATGTCCATAGTAAATTAGACAGAATTCTTGTTAATGCTGAATGGATCCATAAGTGGCCTACAATGAAGGGGAGTATTTTGAAGTCTAGTTTCTCTGATCACTGTCCTTTGAGCATAACTTTTGATGATAATAACCAAGCTGGAAGTAGATCTTTCAAGTTTTTAAATTGTATGGCACAACATAAGGAATTTGAGGATACAGTGAAACAATACTGGATAAAAGGAAGCAAAGGAACTGCAATGTTTAAGGTTTGGAATAAGCTCAAAGTGCTAAAGATGGAGCTGAAATAG